A single window of Hymenobacter sp. APR13 DNA harbors:
- a CDS encoding cation:proton antiporter, with the protein MTTPLLIILIGFLIFLGHYLAQLFQRTKVPDVVGLLLVGMLLGPVFHLIDPSAFGRAGRVFTNLVLVFILFESGLEVRFEQLRSALRGTVLLTTLNFVVTALVVSALAQWLTDLDFLSCLILGTILGGTSSAVVTTLARQVTILPQTATTLVMESAFSDVYTLGIPIALISFYTSSSFNVVTLAGQLVLALVGALLAGAGGGYLWLALLHRVPTLLKTRFSTPAFAFILYGVVELLQFSGPIAVLFFGIAVGNLPLLRRGWLRAVLPARTVELTTVEKDFFAEIVFLLRTFFFVYVGLSIVLDDPWLIALGVAMALVLFLVRIPVVLAAADRQTPQFDMALMSIMIPKGLGAAVLATLPAQRGLPGGAVIQTITFAVIVATTVGCTALFFLLDKGRILGFYQLFFRPPRPVDATAPGGKSDAGA; encoded by the coding sequence ATGACTACTCCGCTACTCATCATTCTCATCGGCTTCCTGATCTTTCTGGGCCATTACCTGGCCCAGCTCTTCCAGCGCACCAAAGTACCCGACGTCGTGGGGCTGCTGCTGGTAGGCATGCTGCTGGGGCCGGTGTTTCATTTGATTGATCCCAGCGCGTTTGGCCGGGCGGGCCGGGTGTTCACCAATCTGGTGCTGGTGTTTATCCTGTTTGAGAGCGGACTGGAAGTGCGCTTCGAGCAGCTGCGCTCGGCGCTGCGGGGCACGGTGCTGCTGACGACCCTCAACTTTGTGGTCACGGCGCTGGTGGTGTCGGCGCTGGCCCAATGGCTGACCGACCTGGACTTTCTGAGCTGCCTGATTCTGGGCACCATCCTGGGCGGCACGTCCTCGGCCGTGGTGACGACGCTGGCCCGGCAGGTCACTATTTTGCCCCAGACGGCTACCACGCTGGTCATGGAATCGGCGTTTAGTGACGTGTACACGCTGGGCATTCCCATTGCCCTGATCAGCTTCTATACCAGTTCCTCTTTCAATGTAGTTACGCTGGCCGGCCAGCTGGTGCTGGCGCTGGTGGGCGCGCTGCTGGCCGGGGCCGGCGGCGGCTACCTCTGGCTGGCGCTGCTACACCGGGTGCCTACGCTGCTGAAAACCCGGTTTTCCACCCCGGCTTTTGCCTTCATCCTGTACGGCGTGGTGGAGCTGCTGCAATTCAGCGGGCCGATTGCGGTGCTGTTTTTTGGTATTGCGGTGGGCAATCTGCCGTTGCTGCGGCGCGGCTGGCTGCGGGCGGTCCTGCCCGCGCGCACGGTGGAGCTGACAACCGTGGAAAAGGACTTTTTCGCGGAAATCGTGTTTCTGCTGCGCACGTTCTTTTTCGTCTACGTGGGGCTATCCATTGTGCTCGATGACCCGTGGCTGATTGCGCTGGGGGTAGCGATGGCTCTGGTGCTGTTCCTGGTCCGGATTCCGGTGGTGCTGGCCGCCGCTGACCGCCAGACGCCTCAGTTCGATATGGCCCTGATGAGCATCATGATTCCCAAGGGGCTGGGGGCAGCCGTGCTGGCCACGCTGCCGGCTCAGCGCGGGCTGCCAGGCGGGGCCGTCATCCAGACCATCACCTTTGCCGTCATCGTGGCTACCACAGTGGGCTGCACGGCCCTGTTTTTCCTGCTCGACAAAGGACGCATCCTGGGCTTCTATCAGTTGTTTTTCAGGCCGCCCCGCCCTGTAGATGCGACAGCGCCTGGTGGCAAGTCGGATGCTGGCGCGTAA
- a CDS encoding methyltransferase family protein, which yields MLLLLLGWLAYYTLHSVLAATSVKAAVAARWPRVTHYYRLAYNVLAAVLLAGLLFYQQQRPSTALWEQRSGLLITGYALLLGGTGLGLLALRGYNLAEFGGWGYLRPGNLPVSTDLNTSGLNARMRHPLYTGLLLALAGYLLVAPTLPHLISVACSALYVLVGVRLEERKLRHHFGQAYTHYQTRVPMLLPRLRKH from the coding sequence ATGCTGCTGCTGCTGCTCGGCTGGCTGGCCTACTACACCTTGCACAGCGTGCTGGCAGCCACCAGCGTCAAAGCAGCCGTGGCCGCCCGCTGGCCCCGGGTCACCCACTACTATCGCCTGGCCTATAACGTGCTAGCCGCTGTACTGCTTGCCGGCCTGCTCTTCTATCAGCAACAGCGGCCCTCCACTGCCCTCTGGGAGCAACGGTCCGGTCTGCTGATTACTGGCTATGCGCTGCTACTGGGCGGGACGGGACTCGGCCTGCTGGCCTTACGGGGCTATAACCTAGCCGAATTTGGCGGCTGGGGCTACCTGCGGCCGGGGAACTTACCTGTCAGCACCGACCTGAACACATCAGGGCTCAACGCCCGGATGCGGCACCCGCTTTACACGGGGCTGCTGCTGGCCCTGGCCGGGTACCTGCTGGTAGCGCCTACCCTGCCCCACCTGATAAGCGTGGCCTGTTCGGCGCTTTACGTGCTGGTCGGGGTCCGGCTGGAAGAGCGGAAGCTGCGCCACCACTTTGGCCAGGCCTACACCCACTACCAGACGCGGGTTCCCATGCTGCTACCCCGACTACGCAAACACTAA
- a CDS encoding LytR/AlgR family response regulator transcription factor, whose protein sequence is MSALTTLLVDDEEPARLIIRQYLADFPQVQIIGECANGPDAVETIGRLRPELIFLDVQMPGLSGFEVLARLEVVPRVIFSTAYNYYAVNAFEAGAVDYLLKPYDRARFRQAVDRALQQLSAGPDEALQRLLLQLQTAIPLAPAAAPAAYPPRLFVPQGPRLVAVPVDSIRYAEAAGDYCTLHTGTGRHLSNLGISQLQERLDPARFLRVHRSYLVALNAVRELERDGNGGYYLTLDDSQILRVSRSHAEALRPLLG, encoded by the coding sequence ATGTCCGCCCTAACCACCTTGCTTGTCGACGACGAAGAACCGGCGCGTCTCATCATCCGCCAGTATCTGGCTGACTTCCCGCAGGTGCAGATTATCGGGGAATGCGCCAACGGGCCGGACGCGGTGGAAACCATCGGGCGGCTGCGGCCTGAACTCATCTTTCTCGATGTGCAGATGCCCGGCCTGAGCGGCTTCGAAGTGCTGGCCCGCCTGGAAGTGGTGCCGCGCGTCATCTTCTCCACGGCCTACAACTACTACGCTGTTAATGCCTTTGAGGCCGGCGCTGTGGACTACCTGCTCAAGCCCTACGACCGGGCCCGGTTCCGGCAGGCGGTGGACCGGGCCCTGCAGCAACTGTCCGCCGGCCCTGACGAGGCCTTGCAGCGCTTGCTGCTGCAGTTGCAAACGGCCATTCCTCTCGCGCCCGCGGCGGCCCCGGCCGCCTATCCGCCACGGCTGTTTGTGCCGCAGGGGCCGCGCCTGGTGGCCGTGCCCGTGGACAGCATCCGCTATGCCGAGGCCGCCGGCGACTACTGCACCCTGCACACCGGCACCGGCCGCCACCTCAGCAACCTGGGCATCAGCCAGCTGCAGGAGCGCCTCGACCCGGCCCGCTTCCTGCGCGTTCACCGCTCCTACTTGGTGGCCCTAAATGCCGTGCGGGAACTGGAGCGCGACGGCAACGGCGGCTACTACCTCACCCTTGACGACAGTCAGATCCTGCGCGTGAGCCGCTCGCACGCCGAAGCCCTGCGCCCGCTGCTGGGGTAA
- a CDS encoding sensor histidine kinase yields the protein MELLSAAVPAPRARLTGRSLGLLAIFYLLFGLFYVLILAWGQEQLDLQLFRTYALRVLLLDYPLKALWTVPLWLLLFRTRLEHLSGPLRLPVLLLLLGGWLLGWYWSYYAVLGWLLPEQINPFVRRWDVYIPALFGGLQLGLLQLLRYEEQLRHRQQQSLQLQQRARESELAALKAQLNPHFLFNTLNSISASVPPELEHTRELIARLAHTFRFVLDASRHPVLPLRAELAFLRSYLELEQARFGARLRVEFAVEEVLLPVPLPPMLLQPLVENAVLHGIGPQVAGGTVRVRVQAAGAGLRVEVEDTGRGLPPGRSGAQVLAEATGVGLRNTHARLLALGSAGLELTPLPPQGLRVAFTLPLSPGEAPTALGSRASVASTQPVPGVAAGAPY from the coding sequence ATGGAACTGTTGTCTGCGGCCGTCCCCGCGCCCCGCGCCCGCCTCACCGGCCGGAGCCTGGGGCTGCTGGCCATTTTCTATCTGCTGTTCGGGCTGTTTTACGTGCTGATTCTGGCCTGGGGACAGGAGCAGCTCGATTTGCAGCTGTTCCGCACCTACGCCCTGCGGGTGCTGCTGCTGGATTATCCGCTCAAGGCCCTCTGGACGGTGCCCCTGTGGCTGCTGCTGTTTCGGACCCGGCTGGAGCACCTGAGCGGCCCGCTGCGGCTGCCGGTGCTGCTGCTGCTGCTCGGCGGCTGGCTGCTGGGCTGGTACTGGAGCTACTACGCCGTGCTGGGCTGGCTGCTGCCCGAGCAGATTAACCCCTTCGTACGGCGCTGGGATGTATATATTCCCGCCTTGTTCGGGGGCTTGCAGTTGGGGCTGCTGCAGCTGCTGCGCTACGAGGAGCAGCTGCGCCACCGTCAGCAGCAAAGCCTGCAGCTGCAGCAGCGCGCCCGCGAAAGTGAGCTGGCCGCCCTGAAGGCCCAGCTTAATCCGCACTTTCTGTTCAACACGCTCAACTCCATCAGTGCCTCGGTGCCGCCCGAGTTGGAGCACACCCGCGAGCTGATTGCCCGCCTGGCTCACACCTTCCGCTTCGTGCTGGATGCCTCGCGCCATCCCGTGCTTCCCCTGCGCGCCGAGCTGGCGTTTCTGCGCAGCTACCTGGAGCTGGAACAAGCCCGTTTCGGGGCGCGGCTGCGGGTGGAATTTGCCGTGGAAGAGGTGCTGCTGCCGGTGCCCCTGCCGCCCATGCTGCTGCAGCCCCTGGTGGAAAACGCCGTGCTGCACGGCATTGGTCCGCAGGTGGCCGGCGGCACGGTGCGCGTGCGCGTGCAAGCAGCCGGGGCCGGGCTTCGGGTCGAAGTGGAAGATACCGGCCGGGGCCTGCCGCCGGGCCGCAGCGGCGCGCAGGTGCTGGCCGAGGCTACCGGTGTGGGCCTGCGCAACACCCACGCCCGCCTGCTGGCCCTGGGCAGCGCCGGCCTGGAGCTGACGCCGCTGCCGCCCCAGGGCCTGCGCGTGGCCTTCACCCTGCCACTATCCCCCGGTGAGGCGCCGACTGCTCTTGGTTCCCGTGCCTCCGTTGCTAGTACCCAACCGGTGCCCGGGGTGGCGGCCGGCGCCCCTTACTGA